A genome region from Ignavibacteriota bacterium includes the following:
- a CDS encoding excinuclease ABC subunit C — translation MDQPTLTIRITAEEVSLAEKLESLPTGPGVYQHKDPTGKVLYVGKAKNLRNRVRQYFQQSRAMDPRIEQMLSRATDIEIIVTDSEVEALILESNLIKKLRPRYNVVLKDDKSYPYIVITNEPYPRIFITRNIRRDGSRYFGPYTDVKNVRAALKVIRDLFMVRSCNFRLDADVIAKKKVKLCLDYHIKKCEGPCEGVVSAERYNAMIDQAAVLLKGKTETLAGMLREEMEKLASQRKFEEAALVRDRIRGLEAYAERQKAVDLDACDRDIMAYAAENDDACGVIFKVRDGKMIGRQHYYMNSVEGKPPAEILATMVQQHYLEAQEVPQEVLVSAAPDETPAVEEWLTRRRGSPVAVRVPSEGEEAKLVALTRTNAQFLLDELKVQRLKRADTIPHGILALQRDLRLEVPPRRIECFDISNTQGTDSVASLVVFVDGKPKKSEYRKFKIRSVDGPNDFASMREVVERRFKRLLEEQAAMPDLLMVDGGKGQLSSAVEVLNALGLTSQPVIGLAKQLEEVFLPGRSDPELIPKASGGLRLLQQIRDEAHRFAITFHRSLREKRTLQTELDLIEGVGKKRAKELLEAFGSVQGVRFASREQLEELVGRKTADRIQEYFAAEREDGTGG, via the coding sequence ATGGACCAGCCGACGCTGACGATCCGGATCACGGCAGAAGAGGTCTCGCTGGCAGAGAAGCTGGAATCGCTGCCGACGGGTCCCGGCGTGTACCAGCACAAGGATCCGACGGGCAAGGTCCTGTACGTCGGCAAAGCGAAGAACCTCCGCAACCGCGTCCGGCAATATTTCCAGCAGTCGCGGGCAATGGACCCGCGGATCGAGCAGATGCTCTCGAGGGCCACCGACATCGAGATCATCGTGACCGATTCCGAGGTCGAAGCGCTGATCCTCGAATCCAACCTCATCAAGAAGCTCCGTCCGCGGTACAACGTCGTACTGAAGGATGACAAGAGTTATCCGTACATCGTCATCACCAATGAGCCGTACCCCCGCATCTTCATCACCCGGAATATCCGGCGCGACGGTTCGCGCTACTTCGGCCCGTACACGGACGTCAAGAACGTCCGGGCGGCACTGAAGGTCATCCGTGACCTGTTCATGGTGCGGAGCTGCAATTTCCGGCTGGATGCGGACGTCATCGCGAAGAAGAAGGTGAAACTGTGCCTGGATTACCACATCAAGAAGTGTGAAGGTCCGTGCGAGGGTGTGGTATCGGCGGAGCGTTACAATGCGATGATCGACCAGGCGGCCGTGTTGTTGAAGGGGAAGACCGAGACCCTGGCCGGGATGCTGCGCGAGGAGATGGAGAAGCTTGCGTCGCAGAGAAAGTTCGAAGAGGCCGCATTGGTCCGGGACCGTATCCGCGGCCTGGAGGCATACGCCGAGCGGCAGAAGGCAGTGGACCTTGATGCCTGTGACCGGGACATCATGGCGTACGCGGCGGAGAACGACGACGCCTGCGGCGTGATCTTCAAAGTGCGCGACGGGAAGATGATCGGCCGGCAGCATTACTATATGAACTCCGTCGAGGGGAAACCGCCGGCGGAGATCCTTGCGACGATGGTACAACAGCACTATCTCGAGGCACAGGAGGTCCCGCAGGAAGTGCTCGTCTCGGCAGCGCCGGACGAGACCCCGGCGGTGGAAGAATGGCTCACCCGGCGTCGCGGCAGCCCGGTCGCCGTACGCGTGCCGAGTGAGGGTGAAGAGGCGAAGTTGGTGGCGCTGACGCGGACGAATGCGCAGTTCCTCCTGGATGAGCTGAAGGTGCAACGCCTGAAGCGGGCCGACACGATCCCGCATGGTATCCTCGCGCTCCAACGAGACCTCCGGCTGGAGGTTCCACCGCGCCGGATCGAATGTTTCGATATATCCAATACGCAGGGGACGGACTCGGTGGCTTCGCTGGTCGTATTCGTCGATGGCAAGCCGAAGAAGAGCGAATACCGGAAGTTCAAGATCCGTAGCGTCGATGGCCCCAACGATTTCGCGAGCATGCGGGAAGTGGTGGAACGACGGTTCAAGCGGTTGCTGGAGGAACAGGCGGCCATGCCCGACCTCCTGATGGTGGATGGCGGCAAGGGGCAATTGTCGAGTGCCGTGGAGGTCCTGAATGCGCTTGGGTTGACCTCCCAGCCGGTGATCGGATTGGCGAAGCAGCTGGAGGAGGTCTTCCTTCCCGGGAGGAGCGACCCCGAATTGATCCCGAAGGCATCGGGTGGGTTGCGGCTGCTGCAGCAGATCCGGGACGAAGCACACAGGTTCGCCATAACATTCCACCGGTCGCTCCGGGAGAAGCGCACGCTTCAGACGGAACTGGACCTGATCGAAGGCGTAGGGAAGAAGCGGGCCAAAGAGCTCCTGGAGGCATTCGGGTCCGTGCAGGGGGTGCGCTTCGCTTCGCGGGAGCAGCTCGAGGAGCTGGTCGGGCGCAAAACGGCGGACAGGATCCAGGAGTACTTCGCCGCGGAGCGCGAAGATGGGACAGGTGGCTAA
- a CDS encoding T9SS type A sorting domain-containing protein has protein sequence MVYSKGAWILHTLRGAVGDSVFFRTLRAYRARYAGSNATTAQFQAVVDSVAGSSTAWFFDAWVHGTGWPIYNVRRGWAGDTLKVTVSQLQSASWPVFPMWLQLRIRGGGHDTTVTVWNDARSATYAFRPGFAADSIELDPQDRVLKQVTYTATAVEEVMRVPEHMMLEQNYPNPFNGTTVIRFSAGDAAGARVRLVVHDVLGREVAVLYSGHGTIGEQRVSFDASQLASGVYLYTLQVGERRHSRPMLLIR, from the coding sequence GTGGTGTATAGCAAGGGGGCGTGGATCCTGCACACGCTGCGTGGGGCGGTTGGCGATTCCGTGTTCTTCCGCACGCTTCGCGCGTATCGTGCACGGTATGCAGGCAGCAATGCAACCACCGCGCAGTTCCAGGCGGTGGTCGACTCCGTTGCCGGTTCCTCCACGGCATGGTTCTTCGATGCATGGGTTCATGGTACGGGATGGCCGATCTACAATGTGCGGCGCGGTTGGGCCGGCGATACGCTCAAGGTTACGGTCAGCCAATTGCAGAGCGCTTCATGGCCGGTGTTTCCGATGTGGCTGCAGCTCCGCATCCGGGGAGGCGGGCATGATACGACCGTCACGGTGTGGAATGATGCCCGGTCGGCGACCTATGCATTCCGGCCCGGGTTCGCCGCCGACAGCATCGAGCTCGATCCGCAGGATCGGGTACTCAAGCAGGTGACGTACACCGCGACGGCGGTCGAGGAAGTGATGCGGGTGCCGGAGCACATGATGCTCGAGCAGAATTACCCGAATCCTTTCAATGGTACGACGGTCATCCGGTTCTCCGCCGGCGATGCCGCGGGAGCGCGTGTACGGCTTGTGGTGCACGACGTGCTCGGGCGTGAGGTCGCCGTGCTGTATTCCGGGCATGGCACCATTGGTGAACAACGCGTGTCGTTCGATGCCTCGCAGTTGGCGAGTGGTGTGTACCTGTACACGCTGCAGGTCGGCGAACGCCGCCATTCGCGTCCCATGCTTCTGATCCGGTAG
- the traF gene encoding conjugal transfer protein TraF, translating to MKRGLFAVGASTVLITALACGQGGYYQSRTMVLEPRTVWAPVTNMPVGVNREDVKAIGMGRAQVAVGTTFTALSYNPALLARKRFALEVPSVQASLPTETYDALFFMKDHMAEFKDALFLKDVKRGVDEYKAATTNGARLAALGKIQGSLRFPRELLETVIGPSSSPKTHGVLVIPSVTAQVGNWGFSIYGNLQSGFQVLQSSTLEQLADVQLPSTLDDIVAITRGIAALSTVLDAVLTPEGEIIVDEAMPKAFAVSYMDIVGTAGYGMQVNADLSVGASLKIVNRRFSTKRVASDTFDDLLGEVRKDFTENITGLTMDLGALYRLPRTGTELGISIQNILPIRAIRSSMNATYTASGTDYDRDGLGRFILNAAGDTALVGYEQRVTVDAPFELQMPIIVSIGAHHAITPDWNVALDVHDVAKQDQRYDNYLDRVRVGTEYRVHAIADWLGIAGRLGMADRQWTLGLGVNLGRVLQIDGAYAHDSYVQARSYFLQARLGW from the coding sequence ATGAAACGTGGTCTTTTCGCTGTGGGGGCGAGCACAGTTCTTATAACGGCACTGGCATGCGGGCAGGGTGGCTACTATCAGAGCCGCACGATGGTCCTCGAGCCGCGGACGGTCTGGGCTCCTGTCACCAATATGCCCGTGGGTGTGAACCGGGAGGACGTCAAGGCGATCGGTATGGGCCGCGCACAGGTGGCAGTGGGAACGACGTTCACCGCCCTCTCGTACAATCCTGCCCTGCTGGCACGAAAGCGCTTTGCGCTGGAAGTCCCGAGCGTTCAGGCAAGTCTTCCCACCGAGACCTACGACGCGCTGTTCTTCATGAAGGACCACATGGCGGAGTTCAAGGACGCACTCTTCCTGAAGGACGTGAAGCGCGGCGTGGATGAATACAAGGCCGCAACGACCAACGGTGCGCGCCTTGCCGCGCTCGGCAAGATCCAGGGAAGCCTCCGCTTCCCGCGGGAACTGCTGGAGACCGTCATCGGCCCGAGCAGCAGTCCGAAGACCCATGGCGTTCTCGTCATCCCCTCGGTCACCGCACAGGTCGGGAACTGGGGCTTCTCGATCTATGGCAACCTGCAATCCGGCTTCCAGGTCCTTCAGAGCTCCACCCTGGAACAACTGGCCGACGTGCAACTGCCATCGACACTGGACGATATCGTTGCCATCACGCGCGGCATCGCCGCCCTCTCCACCGTCCTGGATGCCGTACTCACCCCTGAAGGAGAGATCATCGTCGATGAAGCCATGCCGAAAGCCTTCGCGGTGTCCTACATGGACATCGTCGGGACCGCCGGATACGGCATGCAGGTGAACGCGGACCTGAGTGTGGGCGCTTCGCTGAAGATCGTGAACCGCCGCTTCTCCACGAAGCGCGTGGCATCGGACACGTTCGACGACCTGTTGGGCGAGGTCCGGAAAGATTTTACGGAGAACATCACCGGCCTCACGATGGACCTGGGAGCCCTGTACCGCCTCCCGCGGACCGGCACGGAGCTCGGCATCTCGATACAGAACATCCTCCCTATCCGTGCGATCCGGTCATCCATGAATGCAACGTACACGGCGTCCGGGACCGACTACGACCGCGATGGCCTCGGGCGCTTCATCCTGAATGCTGCGGGAGATACCGCGCTGGTGGGATATGAGCAGCGGGTGACTGTCGATGCGCCGTTCGAACTCCAGATGCCGATCATCGTGAGCATCGGCGCGCATCACGCCATCACCCCCGACTGGAATGTCGCACTGGATGTGCATGATGTGGCGAAGCAGGATCAGCGGTACGACAACTATCTGGACAGGGTTCGTGTCGGGACGGAATACCGGGTGCATGCGATAGCGGACTGGCTGGGGATCGCAGGCCGGCTGGGGATGGCAGATCGCCAGTGGACGCTGGGGTTGGGCGTGAACCTCGGACGCGTGTTGCAGATCGACGGCGCCTATGCCCACGACAGCTACGTGCAGGCAAGGTCGTACTTTTTACAGGCAAGGCTGGGGTGGTAA
- a CDS encoding EamA family transporter, producing the protein MIWVAFAIISTVWGTTWLAIRIGLETIPPFLSAGVRCVVASVILYGIVRVRGLAIPLTPSAWKVYLSLGVLTIGIPFALIYWGQQYIPTGLSSILFGAFPFCVAVLSHLMLRDEPMTVSKGVAIALGFAGVVIIYYSESSIADTRALLGMSAVLVSVVLQALALVLIKKHGEPVSPLSMNFVGMAMGGIMVLLLSVAVEGDRTVVWTTRAVISLAYLTIVGSVVTFVAYYWLLKKIDAVYVSLSSFINPIVAVLLGAVALGERLPATVFSGAAMVMAGLLVANGKGIYARVRKDR; encoded by the coding sequence ATGATCTGGGTCGCTTTCGCGATCATCTCCACTGTGTGGGGCACCACGTGGCTGGCCATCCGCATCGGCCTCGAGACCATTCCGCCGTTCCTCTCTGCGGGCGTCCGTTGCGTTGTGGCCTCGGTGATACTGTATGGCATCGTGCGTGTCCGTGGCCTCGCTATTCCGCTGACGCCGAGCGCATGGAAGGTGTATCTCTCCCTGGGCGTGCTCACGATCGGGATCCCGTTCGCCCTCATTTACTGGGGGCAGCAGTACATCCCGACGGGCCTGAGCAGCATTCTGTTCGGCGCATTCCCGTTCTGTGTGGCGGTCCTGTCGCACCTGATGCTCCGCGATGAACCGATGACCGTCAGCAAGGGTGTGGCGATCGCGCTCGGCTTTGCCGGTGTGGTCATCATCTATTATTCAGAGTCCTCCATCGCGGATACGCGCGCCCTCCTCGGAATGTCGGCGGTGCTCGTCAGCGTCGTCCTTCAGGCGCTGGCCCTTGTCCTCATCAAGAAGCACGGTGAACCGGTGAGCCCCCTTTCCATGAATTTCGTGGGTATGGCCATGGGCGGGATCATGGTGCTGCTGCTCAGCGTGGCGGTGGAGGGAGACCGGACGGTGGTCTGGACGACCCGGGCCGTGATCTCCCTGGCGTATCTGACCATCGTGGGCTCGGTGGTGACATTCGTTGCCTACTACTGGCTCCTGAAGAAGATCGATGCGGTCTATGTGTCGCTGTCGAGTTTCATCAATCCGATCGTTGCCGTCCTGCTCGGTGCCGTTGCCCTCGGGGAACGGCTGCCGGCAACCGTCTTTTCGGGAGCGGCGATGGTCATGGCGGGATTACTTGTTGCCAACGGGAAAGGGATCTATGCGCGCGTTCGGAAAGACCGGTGA
- the era gene encoding GTPase Era: MDGGVVEGNDAAPQGDRPFRAGYVTIVGEPNVGKSTLMNRFLNQKISIVSSKPQTTRHRILGILTDDASQIVFLDTPGIIKPKYLLQQAMMQFATRAIADADVLLFMVDALDPKTGEDLAHAEAFQKLRDLARPVLLVINKVDAIQKQLLLPIIDFYAKAFPFREIFPVSALTGEATHDILRAVRPLLPQHPPLYPPDIISEHSERFFASEIIREKVFLGCHEEIPYATTVEVIDFKEREYGKWFIAAEIYVERDSQKGILIGKKGAKLKEIGGQARRDIENFIGHSVFLDLKVKVREKWREDASWLKRLGYGE, encoded by the coding sequence ATGGACGGGGGTGTGGTGGAGGGGAACGATGCCGCGCCGCAGGGCGACCGTCCGTTCCGTGCAGGATATGTGACGATCGTGGGCGAACCGAACGTCGGGAAGTCGACCCTGATGAACCGGTTCCTCAATCAGAAGATCTCCATCGTCAGCAGCAAGCCGCAGACCACACGGCACCGGATCCTCGGTATCCTCACCGATGATGCCTCCCAGATCGTGTTCCTCGATACGCCGGGGATCATCAAGCCCAAGTATCTGTTGCAGCAGGCCATGATGCAGTTCGCCACCCGTGCGATCGCGGATGCGGACGTCCTGTTGTTCATGGTGGACGCACTCGATCCGAAGACCGGGGAAGACCTGGCCCACGCGGAGGCATTCCAGAAACTGCGCGACCTCGCCAGGCCGGTCCTCCTCGTCATCAACAAGGTCGACGCGATCCAGAAGCAGCTGCTGCTGCCGATCATCGATTTCTATGCGAAGGCATTCCCCTTCCGGGAGATCTTCCCGGTGTCGGCGTTGACGGGCGAGGCGACCCACGACATCTTGCGCGCCGTGCGTCCGCTCCTCCCGCAGCATCCCCCGCTGTACCCGCCGGACATCATCAGCGAGCACAGTGAGCGGTTCTTCGCATCGGAGATCATCCGCGAGAAGGTGTTCCTCGGATGCCACGAGGAGATCCCCTACGCCACCACGGTGGAGGTGATCGACTTCAAGGAGCGCGAGTACGGGAAGTGGTTCATCGCCGCGGAGATCTACGTCGAACGGGATTCACAGAAGGGGATCCTCATCGGCAAGAAAGGGGCGAAGCTGAAGGAGATCGGGGGCCAGGCGCGCCGCGACATCGAGAACTTCATCGGGCATTCCGTCTTCCTGGACCTGAAGGTGAAGGTGCGGGAGAAGTGGCGGGAAGATGCGTCGTGGCTGAAGCGGCTGGGGTACGGGGAGTAG
- the secA gene encoding preprotein translocase subunit SecA, giving the protein MLDFFKKLFGSKHEKDVKRLTPVVDEITALLPALAELSDEQLRGKTDEFRARIHEGVRELEEKIAEKRTSLIEIEDGAERERTLDEIGELEKERDDVTSDILDELIPEAFAVVKQACQKLKDRQWKFDLMGSPAIWDMVPFDVQLVGGMVLHEGRIAEMATGEGKTLVATMPVYLNALAGRGVHLVTVNDYLAKRDSVWMGQLYEFLGLTVGCIQNTMDSAQRRREYGCDITYGTNNEFGFDYLRDNMVVDKIDLVQREHYYAIVDEVDSVLIDEARTPLIISGPTKSEDHKFNEMKPSVERIVNAQKTYISRIVAEAEKLLADGKEEEAGVLLLRASRGLPKHPRVLKVLGEPSSKKLVQQTETEYLRDQSRRMHEIDDELFYAIDEKNHQINMTEKGREYLTPIVGDKDFFVLPDLGTEFSMLETDTALTPDDVRQKKDELNLLYAERSDRIHTVTQLLRAYSLYEKDDEYVVSDDGKVQIVDEFTGRLLPGRRYSDGLHQAIEAKEGVKVERDMQTLATITLQNYFRLYKKLAGMTGTAETEAGEFFDIYKLDVVVVPTNRPMVRADMDDFVYKTKREKYNALIEEIEKMRALNRPVLVGTTSVDVSETISRMLKRKGMSHNVLNAKHHQREAEIVAHAGLPGMVTIATNMAGRGTDIKLGPGVRDAGGLHIIGTERHEARRIDRQLRGRSGRQGDPGSSQFFLSLEDDLMRLFGSDRIAGIMERMGLKEGEVIQHRMITRSVERAQKKVEENNFGIRKRLLEYDNVMNQQREVIYTRRRKALVADRIKDDILDLVDDYAQRLVDKYYANGEVEGLTDDLRTTLLVELPIAPQRWQEIGPDGVRGEIIKAATEFYHRKEEKLGPEMMAQIEKMVVLQVIDEKWKDHLREMDDLKEGIHLRAYGQKDPLVEYKTEAFRMFMELIEQVNAETVTSVFRLFPANQQQLPLRGPQRPQQIHTAHDSADGMGFRAHQESGQGGEMAPQADPASRAGKPQPIQVGDKTGRNDPCPCGSGKKYKQCHGR; this is encoded by the coding sequence ATGCTGGATTTCTTCAAGAAACTCTTCGGCAGCAAGCATGAAAAGGACGTGAAACGCCTCACGCCGGTGGTCGACGAGATCACTGCCCTGTTGCCGGCCCTGGCGGAGCTGTCCGACGAACAATTGCGCGGAAAGACCGATGAATTCCGGGCCCGGATCCATGAGGGGGTCCGGGAACTCGAAGAGAAGATCGCGGAGAAGCGGACTTCCCTTATCGAGATCGAAGACGGGGCGGAGCGCGAGCGGACCCTGGATGAGATCGGGGAGCTGGAGAAAGAGCGTGACGATGTCACCTCGGACATCCTCGATGAGCTGATCCCCGAAGCGTTCGCCGTGGTGAAACAGGCCTGCCAGAAGCTCAAGGACCGCCAGTGGAAGTTCGATCTGATGGGGAGTCCGGCCATCTGGGACATGGTCCCGTTCGACGTGCAGCTCGTCGGTGGCATGGTGCTTCACGAAGGCCGTATCGCGGAAATGGCCACCGGCGAAGGCAAGACCCTCGTCGCCACCATGCCGGTCTACCTGAATGCCCTGGCCGGGCGCGGTGTGCATCTAGTGACCGTGAACGACTACCTTGCCAAGCGCGACAGCGTGTGGATGGGGCAGCTGTATGAGTTCCTGGGCCTGACCGTTGGTTGCATCCAGAACACGATGGACAGCGCGCAGCGCCGGCGCGAGTACGGCTGCGATATCACCTACGGCACCAACAACGAGTTCGGGTTCGACTATCTGCGCGACAATATGGTGGTCGACAAGATCGACCTCGTGCAGCGCGAGCACTACTATGCGATCGTGGATGAGGTCGACTCCGTCCTCATCGACGAGGCCCGGACACCGCTCATCATCAGCGGCCCGACCAAGAGCGAGGACCATAAGTTCAATGAGATGAAGCCGTCGGTGGAGCGGATCGTCAACGCGCAAAAGACCTACATCTCCAGGATCGTTGCGGAGGCCGAAAAACTCCTGGCCGATGGCAAGGAGGAAGAGGCCGGTGTCCTGTTGCTGCGCGCTTCCCGCGGACTGCCGAAGCATCCGCGTGTGCTGAAGGTCCTCGGTGAGCCCTCCTCGAAGAAGCTGGTCCAGCAGACGGAGACCGAATACCTCCGCGACCAATCGCGCCGGATGCACGAGATCGATGACGAACTGTTTTACGCCATCGACGAGAAGAACCATCAGATCAACATGACCGAGAAGGGCCGGGAGTACCTGACCCCGATCGTCGGTGACAAGGATTTCTTCGTGCTGCCTGACCTCGGGACGGAGTTCAGCATGCTGGAGACGGACACTGCGCTCACGCCTGATGACGTGCGCCAGAAGAAGGATGAATTGAACCTGCTGTACGCGGAGCGGAGCGACCGGATCCATACCGTGACCCAGCTCCTGCGGGCATACTCGCTCTATGAGAAGGATGACGAGTACGTCGTCAGTGATGACGGCAAGGTCCAGATCGTCGATGAATTCACGGGACGCCTCCTGCCGGGCCGCCGGTATTCGGATGGGCTCCATCAGGCGATCGAGGCGAAGGAGGGGGTGAAGGTCGAACGCGACATGCAGACGCTTGCGACGATCACCCTGCAGAATTACTTCCGCCTGTACAAGAAGCTTGCGGGCATGACCGGCACCGCGGAGACCGAAGCCGGCGAATTCTTCGACATCTATAAGCTGGATGTGGTGGTCGTCCCGACCAACCGTCCGATGGTGCGTGCCGATATGGACGACTTCGTCTACAAGACGAAGCGCGAGAAGTACAATGCCCTCATCGAGGAGATCGAGAAGATGCGGGCGCTGAACCGGCCTGTGCTGGTGGGCACGACGAGCGTTGATGTGTCGGAGACCATCAGCCGCATGCTCAAGCGGAAAGGGATGTCGCATAACGTCCTGAATGCCAAGCACCACCAGCGGGAAGCGGAGATCGTGGCCCACGCCGGGTTGCCGGGCATGGTCACCATCGCCACGAACATGGCCGGCCGCGGTACCGATATCAAGCTCGGCCCGGGTGTCCGTGATGCCGGCGGATTGCATATCATCGGTACCGAGCGGCATGAGGCACGACGCATCGACCGTCAGCTCCGTGGCCGGTCCGGCCGTCAGGGCGACCCCGGTTCCTCGCAGTTCTTCCTCTCGCTGGAAGACGACCTGATGCGCCTGTTCGGCAGCGACCGCATCGCCGGGATCATGGAGCGGATGGGGCTGAAAGAGGGCGAGGTGATCCAGCACCGCATGATCACCAGGTCGGTGGAACGTGCGCAGAAGAAGGTGGAAGAGAACAACTTCGGCATCCGCAAGCGCCTGCTGGAATACGACAACGTCATGAACCAGCAGCGCGAGGTGATCTATACCCGGCGCCGCAAAGCGCTGGTCGCGGACCGCATCAAGGACGACATCCTCGACCTCGTCGACGATTACGCCCAGCGCCTTGTCGACAAGTATTATGCGAACGGCGAAGTCGAGGGCCTCACGGACGACCTCCGGACGACGCTGCTCGTGGAATTGCCGATCGCGCCGCAACGCTGGCAGGAGATCGGGCCGGACGGCGTGCGCGGGGAGATCATCAAAGCGGCGACGGAGTTCTACCACCGCAAGGAGGAGAAGCTCGGTCCCGAGATGATGGCGCAGATCGAAAAGATGGTGGTGCTGCAGGTGATCGATGAGAAGTGGAAGGATCATCTCCGGGAGATGGATGACCTGAAGGAAGGGATCCATTTGCGTGCCTACGGGCAGAAGGACCCGCTCGTGGAGTACAAGACCGAAGCCTTCCGGATGTTCATGGAACTGATCGAACAGGTGAATGCCGAGACGGTGACGTCGGTCTTCCGGCTCTTCCCGGCGAACCAGCAGCAGTTGCCGTTGCGTGGGCCACAGCGCCCGCAGCAGATCCACACCGCGCATGATTCCGCGGATGGGATGGGATTCCGGGCGCACCAGGAAAGCGGGCAGGGAGGCGAGATGGCTCCGCAGGCCGACCCCGCATCGCGCGCCGGAAAGCCGCAGCCGATCCAGGTCGGCGACAAGACGGGCCGCAATGACCCCTGTCCCTGCGGCAGCGGAAAGAAATACAAGCAGTGCCACGGTCGATGA
- a CDS encoding P-II family nitrogen regulator, translating into MKKIEAIVRPFRIDDVREALAEIGVKGMTLTEVKGYGRQKGHTELYRGSEYQIDFLPKIKLEVVVPDHLEAQVVDTIVRTAKTGQVGDGKIFIINVEDAVRVRTGESGEAAL; encoded by the coding sequence ATGAAGAAGATCGAAGCGATCGTCCGGCCGTTCCGTATCGACGACGTCCGTGAGGCCCTGGCCGAGATCGGCGTGAAGGGTATGACCCTGACCGAAGTGAAGGGGTACGGCCGTCAGAAAGGCCATACGGAGCTCTACCGCGGGTCGGAATACCAGATCGATTTTCTTCCGAAGATCAAGCTCGAGGTCGTGGTGCCGGACCATCTCGAGGCGCAGGTCGTGGACACGATCGTGCGCACCGCGAAGACCGGGCAGGTGGGTGACGGCAAGATCTTCATCATCAATGTTGAGGATGCGGTCCGGGTCCGCACCGGAGAATCCGGCGAGGCCGCACTGTGA
- a CDS encoding M1 family metallopeptidase, protein MRAFGKTGDRWLMPRMGVAALWFLAAGSWLTTVPVCAQEPGGFSKQRLAPSVVSLAGVAWDIDAVDVIHYELNLTLAMTEELMGGNASLRVVLKNIAGGMTDRVVLHAARLQIDSARVNGVACSVATDSFAEAIALIAPSGVHFMSGETLAVSIGYRRLAGVKRPGGRWGYYYFRDSLGIPAHLGYTMSEPSDARFWMPCHDDPTDKATADIRVTVPDGYVAVSNGKLLGTDHPVAGFIRWHWREDHLIAPYLMAITASRFTVSSMPFVRAAGDTIPLQYYVWAPDSVETAAYLPVVHEMTAGLSEIFGPYPFDKYGMVCVVPFSYGGMEHQSITTMNRYLKTDERVVVHELAHQWWGDLVTCATWADIWLNESFATYSEALWHELKGGPDGLRSYMMNSLQHFYYGSWQGAVYDPEGRVQSV, encoded by the coding sequence ATGCGCGCGTTCGGAAAGACCGGTGACCGGTGGTTGATGCCCCGCATGGGCGTCGCCGCTCTGTGGTTCCTCGCAGCCGGGTCATGGCTGACCACCGTGCCGGTGTGTGCACAGGAGCCCGGGGGCTTCAGCAAACAACGGCTTGCGCCGTCGGTCGTCTCTCTTGCGGGTGTGGCATGGGATATTGACGCGGTGGATGTGATCCACTATGAACTGAACCTCACGCTGGCGATGACCGAAGAATTGATGGGTGGGAATGCCTCCCTCCGTGTCGTTTTGAAGAACATCGCCGGGGGCATGACGGACAGGGTCGTGCTCCACGCCGCCCGGTTGCAGATCGACTCGGCACGCGTCAATGGAGTGGCGTGTTCGGTCGCGACCGATTCATTTGCGGAGGCGATCGCGCTCATCGCACCCTCCGGTGTGCACTTCATGAGCGGTGAAACGCTTGCCGTCAGCATCGGGTACCGCCGCCTTGCCGGCGTGAAGCGGCCCGGAGGTCGGTGGGGGTACTACTACTTCCGGGATTCTCTCGGCATCCCCGCGCACCTCGGCTACACGATGTCGGAACCGTCGGACGCCCGCTTCTGGATGCCCTGTCACGATGACCCCACCGACAAGGCAACGGCGGACATCCGCGTGACCGTGCCGGATGGATACGTGGCAGTGTCGAACGGGAAGCTGCTCGGTACGGATCACCCGGTTGCCGGATTCATCCGCTGGCACTGGCGCGAGGACCATCTGATCGCTCCGTACCTGATGGCGATCACGGCCTCCCGATTCACGGTATCGTCGATGCCGTTCGTCCGCGCGGCAGGGGACACGATCCCCCTGCAGTACTATGTCTGGGCACCCGATTCGGTCGAGACCGCCGCATATCTCCCTGTGGTGCACGAAATGACGGCCGGGCTGTCGGAGATTTTTGGCCCGTATCCATTCGACAAGTACGGGATGGTGTGTGTCGTACCCTTCAGCTACGGCGGTATGGAGCATCAGTCGATCACCACCATGAACAGGTATCTGAAAACCGATGAAAGGGTGGTGGTCCATGAACTTGCTCACCAATGGTGGGGCGATCTGGTGACATGCGCGACGTGGGCCGACATCTGGCTGAACGAAAGCTTTGCCACGTACAGCGAGGCCCTCTGGCATGAACTCAAGGGCGGTCCGGACGGACTCCGTTCCTACATGATGAACTCGCTCCAGCATTTCTACTATGGGTCATGGCAGGGTGCGGTGTACGACCCGGAGGGCAGGGTTCAATCTGTTTGA